One Aquarana catesbeiana isolate 2022-GZ linkage group LG04, ASM4218655v1, whole genome shotgun sequence genomic region harbors:
- the LOC141139121 gene encoding uncharacterized protein isoform X2, with protein MTSNDPREKGEEVTNAELYEDIHIIDTHESATQSKFNHRPSESNRGRRAYRPRTSDRTSPEKSVARERSTIDSAGNITLMTETIYKCNKCDKTFYTRSGYRKHQKNHAEDDRNICSECGEAFEDRTSFNLHKEVHLKDKPWACTVCKKRFRLQSHLAKHERTHTGQRPYICKVCGNSFSQSSNLATHMKTHFAGKSYMPKNSGQSFSSDTQVVSNRTVKTEGRVFTCSECGKEFRRNAHLASHQRIHSRERPYSCSHCNKSFRSKSNLILHQRVHTGDQPYDCVQCDRRFSSGSSCPRHEKRHSGRKSFPCGGCGLDFSSCDSYTNHSCVLIS; from the exons ATGACATCAAATGATCCCAGGGAAAAAG GTGAAGAAGTAACAAATGCTGAACTATATGAAGACATTCACATCATCGACACCCATGAGTCTGCAACTCAATCAAAGTTTAACCATCGACCCTCAGAAAGCAATCGAGGCCGCAGGGCCTATAGGCCTCGGACTTCTGATAGAACTTCCCCAGAAAAATCCGTTGCAAGGGAGAGAAGCACTATAGATTCAGCGGGGAACATCACCTTAATGACTGAGACCATCTACAAATGTAACAAGTGTGACAAGACTTTCTACACCCGCTCCGGCTATCGCAAGCACCAGAAAAACCAtgctgaggatgacaggaacatctGCTCTGAGTGTGGCGAAGCCTTCGAAGACCGGACTAGTTTCAATCTGCACAAGGAGGTCCACTTGAAGGATAAACCCTGGGCTTGCACTGTATGCAAAAAACGCTTCCGGCTACAGTCACACCTGGCAAAACATGAGAGGACCCACACGGGACAAAGACCTTACATCTGTAAGGTATGTGGGAACTCCTTTAGTCAAAGCTCCAACCTTGCCACTCATATGAAGACCCACTTTGCAGGAAAGTCCTACATGCCCAAAAACAGTGGCCAGTCATTTAGTTCCGATACTCAGGTGGTTTCAAATAGGACGGTAAAAACGGAGGGGAGGGTTTTTACTTGTTCAGAATGCGGGAAAGAATTCAGAAGAAATGCCCACTTGGCTTCTCACCAAAGAATCCACTCGAGAGAGAGGCCTTATTCCTGCTCTCATTGCAACAAGTCCTTCAGGAGCAAGTCCAACCTCATCTTACATCAGAGAGTTCATACGGGGGATCAGCCATATGATTGCGTCCAATGCGACAGGAGGTTCAGCAGTGGCTCCAGTTGCCCCAGACACGAGAAGAGGCATTCAGGGCGAAAATCCTTTCCATGTGGAGGCTGTGGCCTAGACTTTAGCAGTTGTGATAGTTATACCAACCACTCATGTGTTCTCATTAGTTAA